Part of the Paenarthrobacter sp. JL.01a genome is shown below.
AACTCCGGAACGCCGAGGACATGTACAGGGCCAACAACATCCCGTACGTGAACTCCGCATCCATGTCGGTTGAGGAAATCTCGGCCACAGTACTCCAGCGAATGCAGCTGCATCACTGAGATTGGGCTGGCCCTACTCTGTCCCCAGGACCCGGTAGGGCTCAGTTCGTTGGGCACCTTGCCCCAAAGTACTAAGCATGCTTAGCTAATTTGGAACGGCCCGGCGCCTGTGGGCCCGAAAGTTGGAGGGGGCCATGCCCAAGACCGGGAAGAATGATCACGCCCGCAAAGATGAACTGCCGTCGACATTGCAACGTTCGGAGCAGAAGGCCCAGGACACGTTCGCCAAGACCTACGATTCGGCCATGGAATCCTACGACAACGATGCCAGCCGGGCGGCACGCACTGCCTTTGCTTCCTTGAAGCACAGTTACGAGAAAGTCGGGGACCACTGGGAACCCAAGGACGAGCGCGGTCCTTCCGATGCGCACGCCGTGGAAGGCGTGGACTCAACCTCGCCGACAGCTGGGGGAGTGGATGCCAATGCATCCAAGGGGCACCTCTACGAAAGGGCCCAACAGCTTGGCATCAAGGGCCGTTCGAAAATGAGCAAGGACGAGCTCGTGAACGCGCTGCAGAAGGCCAATGACGCCGCCACCCGGCGGGCACGCGAAGGCTAATCGCGGTTCTTCCGCATCCCCCTGTCGCGTTCCCCGGACATGACGTGGGCAGGGCCACCGTGTGGTGGCCCTGCCCATGCTGCGCTGGCATCCCTTCCTGCGCCCGTCCTTCGGGCTACCTGTTGCGATGGTGTGCAGAATGCGATTCCCAAACGCCCGCCGGGGAGACTGCTCCCGGCGACTTCTTGAAGTGCGGCTCCCGCCTACATGATTCCGGTGGGGACCAACAGCGCCCATGCCAGGGCCGGTGCCACCAGGACAACACCGCCGGCGTATGCCATGAGCTGCTTGTAAACGCGCTGGCGGTCATCATCGCGGGCGTTGGCCACTACCAGTGCTCCATCGGTGGAGAAGGGCGATACGTCCACCACGGTTGCCGCGATGGCCAGAGCCGCCACCGTACCTGAGGCGCTGAGCGAACTCGTCGCCAGCAGCGGGCCTGCCAGGGGGATGAAAGCGGTGAGGAGCGCCGTGGAGGACGCGAAGGCCGAACCGACTCCGATCACGTAGCAGAGGACCAGTGCAATCAGCAGCGGCGCACCAAGTGCCAATGCCATCTCCGCGAGGGTGTCAATCACGCCGACGTGCTGGAGCAAGGAAACGTAGGTGATCATGCCGGCCACCAGCAGGACAGTGGACCAGGAGATGCCGCCAATGAAGGTCTTGTGCTCCTTGATGTTGACCAGGGCCAACAACAGTCCTGCCGAGAGGGCCACGAAGCCAATCGGCATGCGGAAGCCGAGGGTGCAGACGAGGATCGCCAGGATGAGTGCCAAGGTGAGGATCTGCTGGCCGCTGGGACGCTCGATTCGGGCTGTGTCGAGTCCGGCGTACTCGTTGGAGTGCTTGTCGCGCAGCTTGCCCATGAGGGCGAAGAGCACGATCGTCAGGGCCGACAGAATGAAGTTGAGGGCGAAGCTGGCCAGGAACAACGCGCCTTGGTCGATGGGAAAGTCGTTCTTGTGTGCGATGTCGTGGACGAGGACGCCCGCCACGGAAAGGGGCGAGAAGCCGCCTGCGTGGGCTCCGTTGATGACGAAGGCGCCCATGAGGACGGGGTGGATGCGCGATTCGTAGGCAAGGCCCAGTGCCGCGGGTGCCAGCAGCGCGACGGCGGCGGGGCTGAAGGTGCCCAGCGAGGTGAGGGCGGCGGCCATGAGGAAAAAGACCCACGGCAGGAGCATGGTCTTGCCCCTGACCATCCTGACGCAGCTTTGGACGATGATGTCGATGGAACCGTTTCGCTGCGCCATGCTGAAGAAGTAGGTGACGCCGATGATCGTCAGCACGATGCTGGCGGGGAACTCTTCAAGAATCTGCTTGTCGGTCATGCCGAGGACGAAGTAGCCGACGCCGAAGGAGGCTACCAGCCCCATCACGCCGATGTTGAGCGGCCACTTGGTGGCGACGACGAACATCACCACCAGGATGACCAGCGGGATGATCTGCGTGGCAGTCATGGTCGGCTCCGATTCCGGGGTGGCCGCCGGGTTGAAGACCGCACCCCCAAACAGGATGGCGACCAGACCCAGGATGACGGAAGCGGCAACCGTTACCAGCAGGATACGGCGGCGTGTGTTGGGGCGCTTGGAACGCTGGTCACGAATGTCGCTCTCTGCCTCGGGAGTTGGTTGGTAAATAGTCTTAGCCATGGTGTTCTCTCCTCATCGAGTGGCTGTTTCCAGTGAGGCTTCGACGGCGTTGCCGAGAGTCTCCGGGAGGTGGATGATGCTGGTGGCGATGCTGCGGGCTGTCCGGTCAACGCCGACAAGAACGGAGCCGTGGTGCTCTTCGCTCCATGTTTCGATGACACCGGCGGGTGTCTTCAGTTTCAGTTCTGCGCGTGCGGCTTCGCCTGTGATGGCGTTAAGCACTGTCCCCGGTGTCCGCGCGGCGAGGGTCAAGGCGATGCTTCCGGTGATGGCCAGGGCCGGATGCGGCTTGCCCATGGAAAGCATCATGACGTTGACATCGGAGTCAGGATTCGCGCCGCTGGGCGGGCCGACGATGGCCAGCTTCGGTACGGCCCGGGCCGCTTGGGCGGGCGTGGCCGCCATTCCCATCCGGACTGCTCCCTGGCGGCGGATGGTGTCCAGGGTGTCCAGGTGCTGTTCCACACCTTCCTTCCACGAGTCGTAACGGGCAGTGTCCAGTCCAAGATC
Proteins encoded:
- a CDS encoding ChaB family protein — protein: MPKTGKNDHARKDELPSTLQRSEQKAQDTFAKTYDSAMESYDNDASRAARTAFASLKHSYEKVGDHWEPKDERGPSDAHAVEGVDSTSPTAGGVDANASKGHLYERAQQLGIKGRSKMSKDELVNALQKANDAATRRAREG
- a CDS encoding SLC13 family permease, with the translated sequence MAKTIYQPTPEAESDIRDQRSKRPNTRRRILLVTVAASVILGLVAILFGGAVFNPAATPESEPTMTATQIIPLVILVVMFVVATKWPLNIGVMGLVASFGVGYFVLGMTDKQILEEFPASIVLTIIGVTYFFSMAQRNGSIDIIVQSCVRMVRGKTMLLPWVFFLMAAALTSLGTFSPAAVALLAPAALGLAYESRIHPVLMGAFVINGAHAGGFSPLSVAGVLVHDIAHKNDFPIDQGALFLASFALNFILSALTIVLFALMGKLRDKHSNEYAGLDTARIERPSGQQILTLALILAILVCTLGFRMPIGFVALSAGLLLALVNIKEHKTFIGGISWSTVLLVAGMITYVSLLQHVGVIDTLAEMALALGAPLLIALVLCYVIGVGSAFASSTALLTAFIPLAGPLLATSSLSASGTVAALAIAATVVDVSPFSTDGALVVANARDDDRQRVYKQLMAYAGGVVLVAPALAWALLVPTGIM